The Chthoniobacterales bacterium nucleotide sequence CTTTTTATCTCTTGTTTGTTTGACTGCGATCCACGATACCGACCGCGGATATGCGCCTCGATAAAGCAGCGTTGGTGCCAATGACTCCGCTTTTTACAATTTCTGGACTCCCTTCCCAGGGCGGGGCGGCGGCATTCGGGGCGGAGTGACATGCCCAAGGCGCCTATTCTCCGGAGGGTCCTGTCTGCTTCGCTTCGGCTCACTCACGGCGTCTTCGCCTTTGTCTTTCTGCTCCGGCTAATCGCCCTGCTCCGCCTGACCTCATCCCCCTTCCTGCTGCCGAGCGGCAGCGACATGCATTTCTACGATCAATGGGCGCAACAGATCTCCCATGGCCGGCTGACCGATCACCTCGCCTTTTACGGCCTTCCCCTCTACGCGTATCTCCTCGCGTTCCTTTACAAAGTCCTCGGTTACAGCCCTTTTGTTCCCGGCTTCCTTCAGGCCTGCCTTGACGCGGGGACTGCCACCCTGATTTTCAAAATCACGGTCCGGGCGGTGGGCCCCGCGAAACCGGACGAAAACGAGGCCGGCGGCCCGGCGAGCCGACCAACGATCTGGGAACCGGCCTCAGTGGCTGGCCTCCTGGCCGCCGCTGGCTGGGCTTTCTTCGTTCCGGCCCAGGCCTATTCGGTCATTCTGATGCCGACGTCTTGGTTCGTCTTTGCCTTCTGGTTCGTGGTTTGGCAGATCATCAAGAGAGACCAAGCGCCCTCCCCCTGGGGCTTTTTCGGCCTTGGAATTATCATTGGGGTTACGGCAATGGCGGTTGCGACCATTCTTTTCCTCATCCCGCTGGTTTTCGCCGCTCTCCTGTCCAAGGCGCGCGCTTCGGCTACAGCCCCGTCGCCCCTGCCGGTGCGCCTGGCGGCGATTGCCCTCTTTCTGACCGGCATCGGGGCCGGGACTTCACCATGCTGGCTTCACAATTGTTTTGTCGCTCGCGATCCGGTCTTTCTTTCCGCGCACGGAGGAATCAATTTCTGGCTCGGCAATAATCCCGAGGCTACCGGTTATCCTCATTTTCCCGGATTGCATGCCGGGCAAGCCAACATGCTGCGCGATTCGATTGACCAGGCCGAATCGGCTGCGGGAAGGACCTTGAAGCGCTCCGAAGTCTCTCAATTCTGGTCGGCGAAGGCCCGGGCCTACATCTCCAGCAATACCGGCGCCTGGGTGAAACTGATGGCACGCAAGATCGGGAACTTTTGGAATGGATTCGAATATGATGATTTGAGCGTGATCGCGAACTTGTGTGAGAACCGCGTCCTCTTCCCGGGCCCGCACTTCGCGATCGTGGCGGCCCTGGCCATACCGGGACTTTTCTTCTCCTTGCGCGCGCGCCCCGCCACCCGCTGGATAGCTGCCGCCATTCTCCTCCACATGGCCGCGGTCCTTCCAGTCTTCGTCACCGAACGTTATCGCCTGGCCGTTGTCCCCGGACTTCTCGTTCTGGCCGTCTGCGGGTTAAAAGATCTATGGGAGGGCTTCGCGCTCGGGCGCTACCAGCGCATTGCATCTTACCTTATCGTGCTGGCCGGCGCCGCTCTCGTGATAACCCTTCCACGAAACGATCCCACGCTCTGGGCCGTCCAGCCTTATGATTTGGGCCGGCAGGCCCTCGAATCCGGCGACTTCAAGCGCGCGGAAGAGCAATTGCAGCGCGCCCGCTTCTATGTCCCCGACAATCCCGAAACAAACCTGGCTCTGGGAAACCTCCGCCTCGCGCAGGGCAATCAAACCGAGGCAATCTCGTTCTATCAGGCGGCGCTGCGGATCGACCCGGCGCACAAGAGCGCCTTGAATAACCTTGGTGTGATAGCGCTGGACGATCACCGTCCGGCGGAGGCAAAAGTTTACTTTCTTAAGGCGTTGGAGCAGGAACCAAAAAACGGCAAAACCCATTTCCTGCTGGCCAGGGCCGAACTTGCCCTCGGCAACCTGGAAGGTGCCAGAATTGCTTTGGCTCATGCCTTGGAGCGTGAACCCGATCGAACTGAATATCGCCAGCTCAAGGAAGATATTGAACGACGTTCCCAGCCATAATTCCTTCTCGCGCGGCAAGCTGACAGAGTGGGCTCCCCTGCTCCTTCTGCTCCTAATTGCCACGGTCTGGCTCTACCGCACCCCGTACAGCGCGTCGAACCTCGAGGTCCCGCCGGATACAGTCGAATATGCCCTCGCACCGCTCCAATTCCTCGAGACCGGTGACTACAAGATCATCGTGGAAGGACGGCCGCTGCCGCCCCGGTATCCGCCCTGGTTTCCGGTGCTCGCCATTTTGCCGGCTTACGTATTGTTCGGCCATGACCCCGGTAATGCCATCCTCCCGGTAACGCTGATGGCCGTGGCGGGCGTCGGCTTTGCCTGGGCAATAGGTAAGCGTCTCGGGGCCGCCGCAGGCGGGATCCTGGCGGGGCTCGCCGTCCTCCTCCTCCCCTCATACGGGATGTGGGCGACTCAGGTGATGACGGACGTGCCGGGAACCGCCCTGATGCTCGCCACCTGCCTCCTTTATCTACGGCTTCGAGCAGGTCCCCAATCGATCTCACTCTATTTTGGGGCGGGCGCCCTTATCGCGTTCGCGACGCTGTTCCGGCCGGTTTTTGCCGCGATGCTTTTTCCCTTCCTGCTCGAAATCCTCCGCGCCCGGCAGAAGTTTATTCGCGCTACCGTCGTTTTGCTCTTGCCGATGGTCGTCGCGGCCGCCGTCACCCTCGCCTACAACGCGACCACCTTCGGATCGCCTTTGCGCAATGGTTACAAATTTTGGGCCTCGATACCGATGGATTATCCGTCGCTCATATTTTCGTTTTCCTATCTTAAAATGAATCTGTGGCTGCTCGGGCATTCGGTGTTTCCATATCTTTTGGCCGTCGGAATTGTCGCCTGGCTCATCGTGCGAAAACGGGAACGCGCCGCCCTCGCATCCTCTGGCCGGACTTTTCAGGATGGACTGACGTTTCTCGTTCTTACCACGGGGCCGATCCTGCTCTTTCATCTTTTTTACTTTTTTCCCGGCGACCGTTTCCACATCCCCATGTTTGCGGGCGCCGCGGTGCTGGCAGGTGGAATGTTGGGTTTGCTATTCCGTCCCCGCACAACGCTGCTCCTGAAGTGGTTGTTGCCTGCGTTGCTCCTGCTTGCCATTGGATCTCGAATTGCCGTGCCCGAGCCCGTGCCGCATCGCCGGCTGGCTGCGGAGCGAGTCCGGGCGCACACCCCGGACAATGCGATCGTTATTTCCGCAATTGAGCCGGTATACCTGGAACGCCTGGCGGGGCATGGATCGTCACGACGGATTGTGCCGATTTCGCGATACGTGGAGTACGCCTCGAAATTACTGGTTAGGCAGCGCGTCGATCTTCCCAATCCTTCCCGGCTCGACTGGCGCAATAGCCGGCTGGGGGCTCTGCTCCGCGGTGGAGCGGTTGAGGCCGTCAAATTTGTCGCCAGCGAACAACTGGACGCACTCGTCGCCCAGGCCGCTTCCGGCACCCCGATTTTTCTCGATTCCACTTTTGTGGGCGAAGCGGATGCCGGAGTCCTGAATCAGCTTCAGCAGCGTTTCAAGTTCGTCCAGCGCGCCCCTTACCTTTACGAGCTTCAACTACCGTGACCCGGCCAGGGCTGATCGCGGATCGGTGGCGCACAGCACTCTTCGTCGCGCTCGGGCTTTTCCTTTTCACCCGTCTTTTAACCCTGACTGCCTTTCCCATCTTCAACGACGAGGCCATTTACCTGCAGTATTCCCAGAAAATTCACGAAGATTGGGAAAAGAATAAATTCGTCTCGATGAACGGCGAGTTCACCGACTGGAAACCACCGCTTCAATATTGGATGGCGGCGCCGTTCGTCGGATGGGGAAACGATCCTCTCGTCGCCGGCCGCCTTGTTGCGTGCCTCGCCTCAATCGCGGGACTTTTCGGTTCCTACTTCTTCTCGAAGGAGCTGTTCAGCGAAAGGGAGGGCGTTTTTGCCGCGTTTCTTTACGTGCTTTGCCCCACTGTGCTGTTCCACAACAACCAGTTCACGGCGGAGACTTTCCTGTTTTCGGCGGCGCCACTGTTTTATTGGGCGGTCTTGAAACTAATCAAGCCAGGCAAGCCGGCTTGGGTTTGGGCGCTGGTCGCAACATTATTGGGAACGGCACTTCTTCTCTTCAAACAGTCGGGGTTCTTGCTCCTGGTTGTCTCGATTTTCCTGCCCTTCGCGCGATTGCGGGACAGGGAAGACGTTACGAAGGAAGACAAATCCACAAGACAATCTGGCGGCGAGCGGAACTGGAGGGAGTTCGCCAGGAATGTCCTCCTGATTATCGCGGTGATTGTTTGTTGCCGCCTTGCTGCGAATGCAGTGCTTCCGTCGGAGTTCAACGCCGCCCGGGAGCACTTTAATAGCCGCTGGGTCTTGTCGCTTCGAGAGCTGTTCAATCTCCCCATCGATACTTGGCGCGCGAATTTGGTCCTGGTCGCCGACTACATCGGCTCGTTCTATTCCTGGATCGCAGTCGCGCTCTTTTGCGTTTCTTGTTGGTTCGCACTCCGGAGAAGGAATCTTGCGGAACTGACCCTTCTCATCATGTGCGTGGTGGGCGGAATTGGAATCACATTTCTACTCCGCGGCTTTAACGAATATCTCTTCAACACCGCCGTGATCACGGCACTCTTGCCTCTCCTGGCGAGAATGATTGTCCTCGTCGGTCAATTCACCCAGACGAGGAAGGGAGAGCTGCTTCGCCGGGCGCTACTGCTTTGCGCGGTGCTTACCTTCGGCTTTTGGGGCTACCAGGACATCCGGATGAGCATTTCCGCGGGGGATTACATCAACCGAAGGTCAGCATGGGCTCGCGCCAATTACCTCAAGAGCTGGTCAACCGGCTTTGGCGTAAAAGAAATCGTGGCGATGCTGGAAAAGGAGAGAGGGCCCGGAATTATCTTTACCGATGCGCAGTGGGGTAATCCCGGGACAGCGCTTGAGGTCTACCGCGCGAAACGCTTTCCGAACCTCCGGATTGTCCCTATCTCGAGAGAATTTCTCGATCCGGCCGAAGCGCGAAAACTGACGGACGCCGCGAAGAAGATGGCGCCGACCCGGCTCGCGATTTTCTCGGCGGACAGTTCCGGACCACGCCAGCAATGGATCGGCAATGTTGAACGCGAAATGTGCGGGACCCGGACCGAAATCAGAGGCGACCCTGACCAGACACCTATCGTCGTCTGCCGGTTTTGAGCGAGACCCGGGAAACTAGGGCTTGCGGCATAGAACCGCGAGGTTCTTCCCGAAAAAATGGCCCAGGATCGGATCGAGGAACCTGCTCACCGGGAAGAGTAACCGGTCGTAAACCCAGACACTGCGCGGCGAAATTTTGGCGTCGGCACTTCGTCCAAATAACAGGGCAGCAAAGAAACCCAGGCAATCTGCATACCGCGACCGCTCCACGACAAACCCGGCCCGGCGAAGCATCGCGACCATCGGGGCGCGGCGATAGCGCCGTTGGTGTTCGACATGGTCGTCCAGAGACGACCACAGGATCGGGAATGCCGGCACAAAGATAAAAAAACGGTTCCCCTTCCGCAGTCGCGAGAAGACGATGCGGACGAGCGCTTCG carries:
- a CDS encoding tetratricopeptide repeat protein; translation: MPKAPILRRVLSASLRLTHGVFAFVFLLRLIALLRLTSSPFLLPSGSDMHFYDQWAQQISHGRLTDHLAFYGLPLYAYLLAFLYKVLGYSPFVPGFLQACLDAGTATLIFKITVRAVGPAKPDENEAGGPASRPTIWEPASVAGLLAAAGWAFFVPAQAYSVILMPTSWFVFAFWFVVWQIIKRDQAPSPWGFFGLGIIIGVTAMAVATILFLIPLVFAALLSKARASATAPSPLPVRLAAIALFLTGIGAGTSPCWLHNCFVARDPVFLSAHGGINFWLGNNPEATGYPHFPGLHAGQANMLRDSIDQAESAAGRTLKRSEVSQFWSAKARAYISSNTGAWVKLMARKIGNFWNGFEYDDLSVIANLCENRVLFPGPHFAIVAALAIPGLFFSLRARPATRWIAAAILLHMAAVLPVFVTERYRLAVVPGLLVLAVCGLKDLWEGFALGRYQRIASYLIVLAGAALVITLPRNDPTLWAVQPYDLGRQALESGDFKRAEEQLQRARFYVPDNPETNLALGNLRLAQGNQTEAISFYQAALRIDPAHKSALNNLGVIALDDHRPAEAKVYFLKALEQEPKNGKTHFLLARAELALGNLEGARIALAHALEREPDRTEYRQLKEDIERRSQP
- a CDS encoding glycosyltransferase family 39 protein is translated as MNDVPSHNSFSRGKLTEWAPLLLLLLIATVWLYRTPYSASNLEVPPDTVEYALAPLQFLETGDYKIIVEGRPLPPRYPPWFPVLAILPAYVLFGHDPGNAILPVTLMAVAGVGFAWAIGKRLGAAAGGILAGLAVLLLPSYGMWATQVMTDVPGTALMLATCLLYLRLRAGPQSISLYFGAGALIAFATLFRPVFAAMLFPFLLEILRARQKFIRATVVLLLPMVVAAAVTLAYNATTFGSPLRNGYKFWASIPMDYPSLIFSFSYLKMNLWLLGHSVFPYLLAVGIVAWLIVRKRERAALASSGRTFQDGLTFLVLTTGPILLFHLFYFFPGDRFHIPMFAGAAVLAGGMLGLLFRPRTTLLLKWLLPALLLLAIGSRIAVPEPVPHRRLAAERVRAHTPDNAIVISAIEPVYLERLAGHGSSRRIVPISRYVEYASKLLVRQRVDLPNPSRLDWRNSRLGALLRGGAVEAVKFVASEQLDALVAQAASGTPIFLDSTFVGEADAGVLNQLQQRFKFVQRAPYLYELQLP
- a CDS encoding glycosyltransferase family 39 protein, with the protein product MTRPGLIADRWRTALFVALGLFLFTRLLTLTAFPIFNDEAIYLQYSQKIHEDWEKNKFVSMNGEFTDWKPPLQYWMAAPFVGWGNDPLVAGRLVACLASIAGLFGSYFFSKELFSEREGVFAAFLYVLCPTVLFHNNQFTAETFLFSAAPLFYWAVLKLIKPGKPAWVWALVATLLGTALLLFKQSGFLLLVVSIFLPFARLRDREDVTKEDKSTRQSGGERNWREFARNVLLIIAVIVCCRLAANAVLPSEFNAAREHFNSRWVLSLRELFNLPIDTWRANLVLVADYIGSFYSWIAVALFCVSCWFALRRRNLAELTLLIMCVVGGIGITFLLRGFNEYLFNTAVITALLPLLARMIVLVGQFTQTRKGELLRRALLLCAVLTFGFWGYQDIRMSISAGDYINRRSAWARANYLKSWSTGFGVKEIVAMLEKERGPGIIFTDAQWGNPGTALEVYRAKRFPNLRIVPISREFLDPAEARKLTDAAKKMAPTRLAIFSADSSGPRQQWIGNVEREMCGTRTEIRGDPDQTPIVVCRF